In Ancalomicrobiaceae bacterium S20, the following proteins share a genomic window:
- a CDS encoding ABC transporter ATP-binding protein has protein sequence MIAGALQRIFKPRTAPVLEQGNEVAVAERSAIVGTPTRESIRVHNIVKEYHTHVGLRRVLDGISFDINPGEKIAVLGRNGAGKSTLVKIIGGVEPPTTGYIARDMNMSWPIGFAGAFESSMSGMDNIRFIARVYDVPLKETIEFVDDFAELGRQLYLPVRTYSSGMRARLAFALSLVIDFDCFLIDEVMSVGDQRFHRKCHEALFVQRRHCAMILISHDIGIIREYCNKALVLKAGRGRVFEDLELAIDIYSSL, from the coding sequence ATGATCGCCGGTGCCCTGCAGCGCATCTTCAAGCCTCGCACTGCGCCAGTGCTCGAGCAGGGGAACGAAGTCGCGGTCGCCGAACGTTCCGCGATCGTCGGCACTCCGACGCGGGAGTCCATACGGGTCCACAATATCGTAAAGGAATACCATACGCACGTCGGCTTGCGTCGGGTGCTGGACGGCATCAGCTTCGACATCAACCCGGGCGAGAAGATCGCCGTGCTCGGCCGCAACGGCGCTGGCAAATCGACCCTGGTCAAGATCATCGGCGGCGTCGAGCCACCGACCACCGGCTACATCGCGCGCGATATGAACATGTCCTGGCCGATCGGCTTTGCGGGCGCGTTCGAATCGTCGATGTCCGGCATGGACAATATCCGCTTCATTGCCCGCGTTTATGACGTGCCTCTCAAGGAGACGATCGAGTTTGTCGATGACTTCGCCGAACTAGGGCGTCAGCTCTACTTGCCGGTGCGAACCTATTCATCCGGCATGCGGGCCCGCTTGGCCTTCGCGTTGTCGCTGGTGATCGACTTTGACTGCTTCCTGATCGACGAGGTCATGTCCGTCGGTGACCAGCGCTTCCATCGCAAATGCCACGAGGCGCTGTTTGTTCAGCGGCGGCACTGCGCGATGATTCTGATCAGCCATGACATCGGTATCATTCGCGAATACTGCAACAAGGCGCTGGTGCTGAAGGCCGGTCGCGGCCGCGTTTTCGAAGACCTCGAACTCGCGATCGATATTTATAGCTCGCTCTGA
- a CDS encoding transposase, whose protein sequence is MAKHRTHSIEFKRQVAQEFLGGETLYGLSQRHDICWNLIRVWVRKFEAGEFDEDVAAAGLLQQYEARIAALERLVGKQALELEFQKGAL, encoded by the coding sequence ATGGCCAAGCACCGCACGCACAGCATTGAGTTCAAACGGCAGGTCGCCCAGGAGTTTCTGGGCGGCGAGACGCTCTACGGCCTCTCCCAGAGGCACGACATCTGCTGGAACCTGATCCGCGTCTGGGTCAGGAAATTCGAAGCCGGCGAATTTGATGAAGACGTCGCCGCAGCCGGTCTTCTGCAGCAATATGAAGCTCGGATCGCTGCTCTGGAGCGCCTGGTCGGCAAACAGGCTCTGGAGCTGGAATTTCAAAAGGGGGCTCTGTAA
- a CDS encoding FkbM family methyltransferase, which yields MDEALLRLDATAEVTAERVARQSTALDQHTAVLLAAHDARAAEFDLLHAHLNAVKHRVDGLVHQVEEQFRTLRGAIDSRASELNATVGQQVASVRGAVDETGAALLAGEVEAAKMRFDLRARIDGVGASIARPKAVEVILSNDREVLIRNGDCFFLFPSTQLNHAVSYLHPEFDLGMRRFVEMNVSPGACFIDIGANVGTMSAVAARRIGATGRIVTVEPIPEFEQNIRRNILLNGGMVRVEHHTCCIGGESADGTVEFEVFEYDSRISTMHGYGTAEGVDNARRIRVPVRPVSAVIPVGEEDLVIKIDAEGEELEILQALLATQGSLAGRKVVVAFEYAYEHCLRAAIAPEAFFELLEHNGIDAYYLDDRTGAPTQPFVRENMRKAGNVTFTWDGHGTALPATMPAPVV from the coding sequence GTGGACGAGGCTCTCCTTCGACTGGACGCGACCGCCGAGGTGACGGCGGAGCGGGTTGCTCGCCAATCGACTGCACTTGATCAGCACACGGCGGTGCTTCTCGCCGCACATGATGCGCGAGCAGCGGAGTTCGACCTTCTCCATGCGCACCTCAATGCGGTGAAGCACCGGGTCGATGGTCTGGTGCACCAGGTTGAGGAGCAATTCCGGACGCTTCGGGGAGCGATCGACTCTCGGGCATCTGAACTGAACGCGACGGTTGGTCAGCAGGTCGCCTCCGTCCGCGGTGCGGTCGATGAGACCGGAGCCGCTTTGCTCGCCGGCGAAGTCGAGGCCGCGAAGATGAGGTTCGACCTCCGCGCCCGCATCGATGGTGTCGGCGCCAGCATAGCGCGGCCGAAGGCCGTGGAGGTGATCCTGTCGAACGATCGGGAAGTACTTATACGAAATGGCGACTGTTTCTTCCTCTTCCCGTCGACGCAATTGAACCACGCAGTGTCCTATCTCCATCCTGAGTTCGATCTCGGGATGCGCCGCTTTGTCGAGATGAATGTCTCGCCTGGAGCCTGTTTCATCGACATCGGCGCGAATGTCGGAACCATGAGCGCCGTCGCTGCGCGCCGGATCGGGGCCACCGGGCGGATCGTGACCGTCGAGCCGATTCCCGAGTTCGAGCAGAATATCCGACGCAACATTCTCTTGAACGGCGGCATGGTGCGGGTCGAGCATCACACGTGCTGCATCGGCGGCGAGTCGGCGGACGGCACGGTGGAATTCGAGGTCTTCGAGTACGACAGTCGCATCTCGACCATGCACGGCTACGGCACCGCCGAGGGCGTCGACAACGCCCGGAGGATCCGTGTGCCGGTGCGCCCCGTCTCGGCCGTTATTCCCGTCGGCGAGGAGGATCTGGTCATCAAGATCGACGCCGAGGGCGAGGAACTCGAGATCCTTCAAGCTCTGCTCGCCACGCAAGGGTCGCTGGCCGGGCGGAAGGTCGTCGTGGCTTTCGAATATGCCTATGAGCATTGCCTGCGCGCCGCGATCGCGCCTGAGGCGTTCTTCGAGCTTCTGGAGCACAACGGCATCGACGCCTACTATCTCGACGACAGGACAGGTGCACCAACCCAGCCGTTTGTTCGCGAGAATATGCGTAAGGCTGGCAATGTGACATTCACTTGGGATGGTCACGGGACAGCTCTGCCAGCCACGATGCCCGCGCCCGTGGTTTGA